From the Halorhabdus utahensis DSM 12940 genome, one window contains:
- a CDS encoding ABC transporter ATP-binding protein, whose protein sequence is MTAIAIDDVRRTYGDTVALDAVSLSVDPGEIFGLVGPNGAGKTTLARAITGTTDYDGTVALFGEQPRAIDRSRLGSLPQSFSPHERLTARELLEYYAGLYDDALTPGRVLDDVGLIDSADTYYENLSGGQQRRVCVGSALVNDPDLLVLDEPTTGIDPAGRRQLWDLLEGLAADGTTIFLTTHDMHEAERLANRVGLLADGELVAVDTPRALIDAHGGESRLTVETASPLAEVDASGLDYRAAIVDNDLRVFDVAPTEIGTVVDSLTDAGVQVESLSWAEPTLEDVYLELTGTAVGRGGQRLDDGAASAAEEPNAPTPPTEGSS, encoded by the coding sequence GTGACTGCCATCGCCATCGATGACGTCCGGCGAACCTACGGCGACACTGTCGCGCTGGATGCCGTCTCGCTATCGGTCGACCCCGGCGAAATCTTCGGACTTGTCGGGCCCAACGGCGCGGGCAAGACCACACTCGCCCGGGCGATCACCGGGACGACCGACTACGATGGGACGGTCGCGCTGTTCGGCGAGCAGCCGCGGGCGATCGACCGCTCCCGACTCGGCTCGCTCCCCCAGTCCTTCTCGCCCCACGAGCGATTGACCGCCCGTGAGCTACTCGAGTACTACGCGGGCCTGTACGACGACGCCCTCACGCCAGGGCGCGTGCTCGACGACGTCGGCCTGATCGACAGCGCCGACACGTACTACGAGAACCTCTCGGGCGGCCAGCAACGCCGGGTCTGTGTCGGGAGCGCGCTCGTCAACGACCCCGATCTGCTCGTCCTCGACGAGCCGACGACGGGAATCGACCCTGCCGGCCGTCGACAGCTCTGGGACCTCCTCGAAGGGCTGGCCGCAGACGGCACGACGATCTTTCTGACGACTCACGACATGCACGAGGCCGAGCGGCTGGCCAACCGCGTGGGACTGCTCGCCGACGGCGAGTTGGTCGCCGTGGACACGCCCCGTGCCTTGATCGACGCCCACGGTGGCGAGAGCCGACTGACCGTCGAGACGGCGTCCCCACTCGCCGAAGTGGACGCGTCCGGCCTCGACTACCGAGCCGCTATCGTCGACAATGACCTGCGGGTCTTCGACGTCGCGCCGACGGAGATCGGCACCGTCGTCGACAGTCTCACAGATGCGGGCGTCCAGGTCGAATCGCTGAGTTGGGCCGAGCCGACGCTCGAAGACGTCTACCTGGAACTGACGGGGACCGCCGTCGGGCGCGGCGGGCAGCGGCTCGACGACGGGGCCGCGAGCGCGGCCGAGGAACCGAACGCGCCGACACCCCCCACGGAGGGATCGTCGTGA
- a CDS encoding DUF7546 family protein codes for MSTARRFGPIPTPSKSHLLWGALLVNTEVLLLFGYLSVSDSQLFDLASLRLYVYPFVWINVSLWALATVRPPAAPRRRKLFGGAVATGYALVLTYLGGLVSTAMTDGIGLSIRPLVFPPGWAPVVSADIAGLSLTLLPYKVLGYITLSYLVYALVVEAAGVLPAILGLFSCVSCVWAAVVVPLAGTVGGSTALASLVFGGGYDLSTAIFVVSVVLLAWRPTVGNRIDLGGGRR; via the coding sequence ATGAGCACCGCGAGACGCTTCGGACCGATCCCGACGCCGTCGAAAAGTCACCTCCTCTGGGGCGCGTTACTGGTCAACACTGAAGTACTCCTCCTCTTCGGGTATCTTTCGGTCAGCGATTCACAGCTGTTCGATCTGGCGTCGCTCAGACTGTACGTCTACCCCTTCGTCTGGATCAACGTCTCACTGTGGGCGCTCGCGACGGTCCGACCGCCGGCTGCCCCGCGTCGCCGGAAACTGTTCGGGGGCGCGGTCGCCACCGGCTACGCCCTCGTCCTCACATATCTCGGTGGCCTGGTCTCGACGGCCATGACCGACGGCATCGGCCTCTCGATCCGACCGCTGGTGTTTCCGCCCGGCTGGGCTCCAGTGGTCTCGGCCGATATCGCCGGCCTCTCGCTGACACTGCTTCCGTACAAGGTTCTGGGATACATTACGTTGTCATACCTCGTATACGCGCTGGTCGTCGAAGCCGCTGGCGTGCTGCCGGCGATCCTGGGGCTGTTCTCGTGTGTGTCCTGCGTCTGGGCAGCGGTCGTCGTCCCGCTGGCGGGCACGGTCGGCGGCTCGACAGCCCTGGCGAGCCTCGTCTTCGGCGGCGGCTACGATCTCTCGACGGCGATCTTCGTCGTCTCGGTGGTCCTGCTCGCGTGGCGACCGACCGTCGGGAACCGAATCGACTTAGGTGGAGGTCGGCGGTGA